A single window of Flavobacterium sp. 140616W15 DNA harbors:
- a CDS encoding TlpA disulfide reductase family protein: MKKLSFIAILIVLFSFQKADPTKDYVILHGKITNPIEGLGFRLFDPVSSKSFTIKVEADGTYRDTIKLEKATYFNGFYDKFIALYLTKDMDLEINFDAKNVSKSITIKGKGEEENSFLGLKAKLEGGLFGADYLEFLNVEKKIFDEKMKQFSDNFKVELDKKKSVLDPNFTASQLKKLEEFNTSLASEYTKQQINNSELGVGMPSPVFTNYINYKGGKSSLSDFKGSYVFIDVWATWCGPCKYEMPYLAKVEKEFHGKNIKFVSISVDRLADEKKWRDMIKAQGLTGIQLLADKEIKSTFITSYYIQGIPRFIVLDREGKIISSDAPRPSEPELTQLLNTLDI, from the coding sequence ATGAAAAAACTATCATTTATAGCAATACTAATTGTATTGTTTTCTTTTCAGAAAGCAGATCCAACAAAGGATTATGTGATATTACATGGAAAAATAACAAATCCAATAGAAGGATTAGGATTTAGACTTTTTGATCCAGTTAGTTCAAAATCGTTTACAATCAAAGTAGAAGCAGACGGAACTTATAGAGACACTATTAAATTAGAAAAGGCAACTTATTTTAATGGATTCTATGATAAATTCATTGCATTGTATCTTACTAAGGATATGGATTTAGAAATTAATTTTGATGCAAAAAATGTTTCTAAGAGTATCACAATTAAAGGAAAAGGAGAAGAAGAGAATTCTTTTCTAGGACTTAAAGCCAAGTTAGAAGGCGGTTTATTTGGAGCAGATTATCTAGAGTTTTTAAACGTTGAGAAAAAGATATTCGATGAGAAAATGAAGCAATTTTCAGATAATTTTAAAGTTGAATTAGATAAAAAGAAATCGGTTTTAGATCCAAATTTTACCGCATCTCAACTAAAAAAACTAGAAGAGTTTAATACTAGTTTAGCATCAGAATACACAAAACAACAAATTAATAACAGTGAATTAGGAGTAGGAATGCCATCTCCAGTTTTTACAAATTATATTAATTATAAAGGAGGAAAATCTTCACTTTCAGATTTTAAAGGAAGCTATGTTTTTATAGATGTTTGGGCAACTTGGTGTGGACCATGCAAATATGAAATGCCTTATTTAGCAAAAGTAGAGAAAGAATTTCATGGCAAAAATATAAAATTTGTAAGTATTTCTGTTGACCGCTTAGCTGATGAAAAAAAGTGGAGAGACATGATAAAAGCCCAAGGATTAACTGGTATTCAGCTTTTGGCAGACAAAGAGATTAAATCTACATTTATAACTTCATACTATATACAGGGAATACCACGCTTTATTGTATTAGACAGGGAAGGTAAAATAATTAGTTCAGATGCTCCTAGACCTTCAGAACCTGAACTTACTCAATTATTAAATACACTAGATATTTAA
- a CDS encoding FecR family protein — MNDIPQNILEILLAYTSKEGISESQFNTLNEWIKSSSENEFIFSEYLLFYKKSRRIGFAEKINKDKAWENIVSQLQRPIELEYSEKPTLLLRILKHKKVFLKYAAIVIVLLSIGFLYYQKNDDAKSTFKVPEEAITLQLENGAIQIIKEDGTTQVVDVNGNVVGKQKGNLLEYGSSVAKDTLAYNIIKIPYGKRFELKLSDGTNVHLNSGSSLRYPVRFVEKDKRQVFLDGEAYFDVTKDAKHPFIVSSNDMNVKVLGTKFNVTSYKKDAKTYAVLVEGSIAASSKLEQNDNVILKPGYRAYFEDKKLKTEVADVRKYVAWVSGELMFIDDSFDVISNKLERKYNVEIINNYKDLDDIVITATFKNENIYQVLKTFQTYEAFDFTINNRIITINKPKMK; from the coding sequence ATGAATGATATTCCACAAAATATATTAGAGATACTTTTAGCTTATACTTCAAAAGAAGGAATTAGCGAAAGTCAATTTAATACCCTTAACGAATGGATAAAGAGCAGTTCAGAAAATGAATTTATTTTTTCTGAGTACCTGTTGTTTTACAAAAAATCAAGAAGAATTGGATTTGCTGAAAAAATAAATAAAGATAAGGCTTGGGAAAACATTGTATCTCAATTGCAACGACCTATAGAACTTGAATATTCTGAGAAACCTACACTCTTGTTAAGAATTTTAAAGCATAAAAAAGTCTTTTTGAAATATGCAGCAATAGTGATTGTTTTATTGTCAATTGGTTTTTTATATTATCAAAAGAACGATGATGCTAAATCAACTTTTAAAGTTCCTGAGGAAGCTATAACACTACAATTAGAGAATGGAGCTATTCAGATAATAAAAGAGGATGGCACTACACAAGTTGTAGATGTTAACGGAAATGTTGTAGGCAAACAAAAAGGGAATCTATTGGAGTATGGTAGTTCAGTTGCAAAAGATACCTTAGCTTATAATATTATAAAAATTCCTTATGGAAAGCGCTTTGAGCTAAAATTATCAGACGGAACAAATGTCCATTTAAATTCAGGAAGTAGCTTGCGTTATCCTGTTCGATTTGTAGAGAAAGATAAACGCCAAGTATTCTTAGATGGTGAAGCCTATTTTGATGTTACTAAAGACGCAAAACACCCTTTTATCGTTAGTTCAAATGACATGAATGTTAAGGTTTTAGGAACCAAGTTTAATGTTACTTCTTATAAGAAAGACGCAAAAACATATGCAGTTTTAGTAGAGGGTAGTATAGCCGCTTCTAGCAAATTGGAGCAGAATGATAATGTAATTCTGAAACCTGGATATCGTGCTTATTTTGAAGATAAAAAATTAAAAACAGAGGTAGCAGATGTTAGAAAATATGTTGCTTGGGTTTCTGGAGAACTTATGTTTATTGACGATTCATTTGATGTTATTTCCAATAAATTAGAACGTAAATATAATGTTGAGATTATAAATAATTATAAAGATTTAGATGATATAGTAATAACTGCAACATTTAAAAATGAAAATATTTATCAGGTTTTGAAGACCTTTCAAACCTATGAAGCTTTTGATTTTACTATTAACAATAGAATAATAACCATAAATAAACCAAAAATGAAATAG
- a CDS encoding DUF4625 domain-containing protein, with translation MNRVKLKQGKTKTIRLMLAGFALTSTLIACSGSDDDKIDTEYPVIDISVANAFPIQCSEVTRGQKLTFKAKFTDNAQLGSYSLDIHHNFDHHNHSTEVNDCAAEAIKKPVKPMLYINSVTIPDGLKSYEASQEINIPADIDPGDYHFLIRLTDKEGWQTIKGISIKIK, from the coding sequence ATGAACAGAGTAAAACTCAAACAAGGCAAAACGAAAACAATACGATTAATGCTTGCTGGATTTGCACTAACTAGCACATTAATAGCTTGTAGTGGCAGTGATGATGACAAAATTGATACAGAATATCCCGTTATCGATATCTCAGTTGCAAATGCATTCCCGATACAATGCAGTGAAGTCACACGGGGTCAGAAACTTACGTTTAAAGCAAAATTTACTGACAATGCACAATTAGGCTCTTACAGTTTAGATATTCATCACAATTTTGACCATCATAATCATAGTACTGAGGTAAATGACTGTGCTGCTGAAGCTATAAAAAAGCCTGTTAAACCTATGCTCTATATTAATTCTGTAACGATTCCTGATGGATTAAAAAGTTATGAGGCATCTCAGGAAATCAACATTCCAGCAGATATCGATCCAGGCGATTACCATTTCCTTATTCGCTTGACAGATAAAGAAGGCTGGCAGACTATTAAAGGAATAAGCATTAAGATTAAATAA
- a CDS encoding TonB-dependent receptor — MKFTILFLFTSLLQVSASSSYGQNKKVTMDVNGVALVNVFKIIEDQTDFHFFYNKNELNVNQKIDLNVEKKQLVEVLGKLFNKTNISYQILGNQIILKKQAGYNNKLEKETVSVIEQRPIEGFVVDVLGIPIPGVTVVVEGTKFVTSTSYEGRFKFNEDAKGKFLILSFMGFKTQRIPVSNELMKVVLVEETNELEEVVLVGYGKQKRSEFSGAVSSIDSKDIVQAATGSIGIDRALGGLTKGVQVSQNSGRPGAPVRINVRGFTSPLSSAGGLNQPLFVIDGISFNLDNMKGANPLLTLNPNDIESLDVLKDAGATSIYGSRGANGVIIIKTKRGKKDQPLKVNASLTTTLATPISTVQVLNAGQYKNFYNQLINNSVTAMNNGQLDSFYAFDLANIGKTDLDFDTGMVVYDGLRDDYFGTSDTNWNKEVFRSVAVTRQANFSFNGGSSNTNYMFSSSFIDQEGLTINDKMKQYNVSISLDSDINKYVKMGGSINLGHTQANSGENDITNQYTINTSIARARPDLPVRDENGKLLGQPDYQYGFMTLEPNPLMRLKNKADNKTYNFIGSSYLEIQPVKDLKIKTEVNASVFYNKNSTFIPKITDTDFIFYPNDSFLSEADGMVSNITTNLTANYDFKLASHKFGLMAGAAWDDTSFSNSNQFYSGFPDDEVLTNASSARAVIGYSSLRYKTGLYSLFSRLNYGYKDLYNATFNFRTDTSSKFGPGNKRAYFPSLSVSWNISNEEFLADNNHINILKLRASAGKVGSTNVSDFAYLQFFQNNSSSVYNGNSGIIADDNFPNPNVGWETTNEVNLGLDFGFFNNRLKGGIDVYNRKTNGALVRTPIPLELGPAVYFSNFIDVINRGVEINLGGDIIRNDNFTWSTNINWSFNRNKLAKLNGANINEYQTDYFIEGQPVGTIIGYKVAKIFQTQDEVDALNAASPTGYYDKVSTGIGDYMYEDINGDGEISEADKTIIGDIQPDFFGGISNTFAYKNLTLSALFQFSVGAKSLWNAIPAGTYNPLGENKYSEYALNTWTPENTNARYARALYTDPSSSGRISDRYLYDTSYLRLKSIQLSYNFDKKLLNRIGLDGATLSLTGTNLLTWTKWPGIDPEVSSERGNITDQISNDDPYPLAKSFSLGVQVQF; from the coding sequence ATGAAATTTACAATCTTATTTTTATTTACCAGTCTTTTACAAGTTAGCGCTTCAAGTAGTTACGGACAAAATAAAAAAGTTACCATGGATGTAAACGGGGTAGCTTTAGTAAATGTTTTTAAAATTATTGAAGACCAAACCGACTTTCATTTTTTTTATAATAAGAATGAATTAAACGTGAATCAAAAAATTGATTTAAACGTAGAAAAAAAACAACTAGTAGAAGTCTTAGGTAAACTATTTAATAAAACCAATATTTCTTATCAGATTTTAGGAAATCAAATAATACTCAAAAAACAAGCAGGGTATAATAATAAGTTAGAGAAAGAAACTGTTTCGGTTATTGAGCAAAGACCAATCGAAGGATTTGTAGTTGATGTTCTGGGAATACCGATACCAGGAGTAACTGTCGTGGTAGAAGGTACAAAATTCGTCACCTCTACATCTTATGAAGGAAGATTCAAATTTAATGAGGATGCGAAAGGAAAATTCCTAATCCTATCTTTTATGGGTTTTAAAACGCAACGCATTCCTGTTAGTAATGAATTGATGAAAGTAGTTCTTGTAGAAGAAACTAATGAACTTGAAGAAGTAGTACTTGTAGGGTATGGAAAACAAAAACGTTCAGAGTTTTCGGGAGCAGTTTCTTCTATAGATTCAAAAGATATAGTACAAGCAGCAACTGGAAGTATTGGAATAGACAGAGCGCTAGGCGGATTAACAAAGGGAGTTCAGGTATCACAAAATTCAGGTCGTCCGGGGGCTCCAGTTCGAATTAATGTTAGAGGATTTACTTCACCACTTTCATCAGCAGGAGGATTAAATCAGCCTTTATTTGTAATCGATGGTATATCTTTTAACCTAGATAATATGAAAGGAGCAAATCCATTGTTAACATTAAACCCTAATGATATTGAAAGCCTAGATGTATTAAAAGATGCAGGGGCAACTTCTATTTATGGTTCACGTGGAGCAAATGGAGTAATTATAATTAAAACAAAAAGAGGTAAAAAAGACCAACCTTTAAAAGTTAATGCTTCTTTAACAACTACGTTAGCAACACCTATTAGCACAGTGCAAGTTTTAAATGCTGGTCAATACAAAAACTTCTATAACCAACTGATAAATAATAGTGTTACCGCTATGAATAATGGTCAATTAGACTCATTTTATGCTTTTGATTTGGCTAATATCGGAAAGACTGATTTAGATTTTGATACCGGTATGGTGGTTTATGACGGATTAAGAGATGATTATTTTGGTACTTCAGATACAAATTGGAATAAAGAAGTTTTTAGAAGTGTAGCAGTAACGAGACAAGCTAATTTTAGCTTTAACGGAGGTAGTAGCAATACAAATTATATGTTTAGCTCTTCTTTTATAGACCAAGAAGGATTGACAATTAATGATAAAATGAAACAATATAATGTGTCAATTTCATTAGATTCGGATATAAATAAATATGTAAAGATGGGTGGTTCGATTAATTTAGGACATACTCAAGCTAATTCAGGAGAAAACGATATAACAAACCAATATACAATTAATACTTCTATTGCAAGAGCACGTCCTGACTTGCCAGTGAGAGATGAAAATGGGAAGTTGTTAGGGCAACCAGATTATCAGTATGGGTTTATGACTTTAGAGCCTAATCCTTTGATGCGCTTAAAAAATAAAGCAGATAACAAAACGTATAATTTTATTGGAAGTAGCTATTTAGAAATACAGCCAGTAAAAGATTTGAAGATAAAAACAGAAGTTAATGCATCTGTATTTTATAATAAGAACAGTACTTTTATTCCAAAAATAACAGATACGGACTTTATTTTTTATCCTAATGATTCATTCTTAAGTGAAGCAGATGGAATGGTGTCTAATATCACAACAAACTTGACTGCAAATTATGATTTCAAATTAGCTAGCCATAAATTTGGATTGATGGCTGGAGCGGCTTGGGATGATACAAGTTTTTCTAATTCAAATCAATTTTATTCAGGTTTTCCAGATGATGAAGTATTGACTAATGCTTCTTCAGCTAGAGCCGTAATAGGGTATAGCAGTTTGCGCTATAAAACAGGTTTATATTCATTGTTTTCTCGTTTGAATTATGGATATAAAGATTTGTATAATGCCACTTTCAATTTCAGAACAGATACTTCTTCTAAATTCGGACCAGGTAATAAAAGGGCATATTTCCCTTCATTATCTGTAAGTTGGAATATTTCTAATGAAGAGTTTTTAGCAGACAACAATCATATTAATATTTTAAAACTTAGAGCAAGTGCAGGTAAGGTTGGGTCAACCAATGTGTCTGATTTTGCTTATCTACAATTTTTTCAAAATAATTCTTCTAGCGTTTATAATGGTAATTCGGGAATAATTGCAGATGATAATTTTCCAAATCCAAATGTTGGTTGGGAAACGACTAATGAGGTAAACTTAGGTTTAGATTTTGGATTTTTCAATAATCGTCTAAAAGGAGGAATAGATGTATACAATAGAAAAACAAACGGAGCTTTGGTTAGAACACCAATTCCTTTAGAGTTAGGTCCAGCTGTATATTTTTCAAACTTTATAGATGTAATAAACAGAGGAGTTGAGATTAACTTAGGTGGAGATATTATAAGGAATGATAATTTTACTTGGTCAACTAATATAAATTGGTCGTTTAATAGAAATAAACTAGCGAAGTTAAATGGTGCAAATATTAATGAATACCAAACAGATTATTTTATAGAAGGGCAACCAGTAGGGACTATCATAGGTTATAAAGTGGCCAAAATATTTCAAACTCAAGATGAGGTAGATGCTTTAAATGCTGCATCACCTACAGGTTATTACGACAAGGTATCAACAGGAATTGGAGATTATATGTACGAAGATATTAATGGAGATGGTGAAATATCAGAAGCAGATAAAACAATCATAGGTGATATTCAGCCTGATTTCTTTGGAGGGATTTCAAATACATTTGCTTATAAGAATTTAACATTGAGTGCATTATTTCAATTTTCTGTAGGAGCAAAATCACTTTGGAATGCTATTCCAGCAGGAACATATAATCCTTTGGGAGAAAATAAATATAGTGAATATGCTTTAAATACTTGGACTCCAGAAAACACCAATGCTCGTTATGCAAGAGCGTTATATACAGATCCATCATCAAGCGGAAGAATATCAGATAGATATCTATATGATACATCATACTTACGTTTAAAAAGTATACAGCTAAGTTACAATTTTGATAAAAAGTTATTAAACAGAATAGGACTAGATGGAGCAACTCTTTCTTTGACTGGTACAAATTTATTGACATGGACAAAGTGGCCAGGAATTGATCCGGAAGTTTCTTCAGAAAGAGGTAATATAACTGATCAAATCAGTAATGATGATCCGTATCCATTAGCAAAATCATTCTCTTTAGGTGTCCAAGTTCAATTTTAA
- a CDS encoding RNA polymerase sigma factor, with translation MQSHDIIILEKLRLGDSSAYKELFDLYYMPLSIYSFKYCDSFELAEDIVQDLFIKFWDEKLYMNLDTAIGPYLFRSVKNNTLQATKKITDTYLKKLKIRFIRY, from the coding sequence ATGCAGTCACATGATATAATAATCCTTGAAAAACTCAGGTTGGGAGATTCTTCAGCCTACAAGGAATTATTTGACTTATATTATATGCCTTTAAGTATATATTCTTTTAAGTATTGTGATTCATTTGAATTAGCCGAAGATATTGTGCAAGATTTATTCATAAAGTTTTGGGATGAAAAGCTTTATATGAATCTTGATACAGCCATTGGTCCGTATCTTTTTCGTTCTGTAAAAAACAATACTTTACAGGCAACTAAAAAAATAACAGATACATATTTGAAGAAATTGAAGATCAGATTCATACGTTATTAG
- a CDS encoding RNA polymerase sigma factor, translating to MDFIEQEKKKLYEQIEALPLKSKEVFKAIVLNNLKYKEVALELGISVNTVKTHYSRALKQLRNSLDIIITVLIV from the coding sequence ATGGATTTTATAGAGCAAGAAAAAAAGAAACTTTACGAACAAATCGAAGCTTTACCTTTAAAAAGTAAAGAAGTTTTTAAAGCGATTGTACTGAATAATTTAAAGTATAAAGAAGTTGCTTTAGAGCTCGGAATATCAGTAAATACAGTTAAAACACATTACTCAAGAGCCTTAAAACAACTACGAAATTCATTGGATATAATTATAACAGTACTAATAGTTTAA
- a CDS encoding TonB-dependent receptor, giving the protein MIKEYKSNRLQIVYLLLFCAGIFTKVTAQSVSISGKVFSNSNKPLERSTVTIYPSFANAFTNKEGTFYFSQIPKNSKKLIVSYSGYIQSEIDLSLEKNQNILPDIILQQEIKELEEVVIKDNYEAQQKKEKSLNVAIVSSSFIQRNLGGSLMQSLQRLPGIKTISIGSGGSKPLIRGLSFNQVIVVENGIKHEGQQWGADHGLEIDQYAVNRVEIIKGPSSFIYGSDAIGGAINIKPLPFPAKHVLGGSAILTGKTNNEQYGSSINLFGRNDNWFFDTRMTTMDYGDYRVPTTVVHVYNYAVPLYKNHLRNTAGRELNLHASTGYISQKFKSVLYLSNVYSKTGFFANAHGLEPRNVDLELHDKSNRDIQMPHQEVNHTKISNTTSFQLGEHRLETQVGFQKNFRREWSHYVNHGYMPPIYPDDMYAPRDLERQYDKEVFSASVKDEFSLGNHQFIVGVNTELQQNKIGGWSFLIPAFSQINAGAFAYDKIQLNEKWLLHAALRMDYGRIKMKQYTDWFESEVTTNGQTNFEYLKRSEELTRTFKSFTWSTGVNYNLEKFSLKANAGTSFRMPIAKELASNGVNYHYFRFEKGDPNLAAEQSYQLDLGLEWQDNKWSVQLSPFFNYFPNYIYLNPTSQHDIYYGAGNQIFEYEQSKVMRYGGELQTRYQFLKNLSGEILVEYLYSEQLSGSKKGYTLPFSPPASVLLGLTYSPEIKNLRDSYFSLDYRFTAEQNQIVPPEKKTASSHVFNLALGTKVKAGQQDLDISLQVQNLFNTKYLNHTSFYRLIELPEASRNIILSLKIPFLILNHK; this is encoded by the coding sequence TTGATAAAAGAATATAAATCAAATCGATTACAGATTGTTTATCTGTTACTATTTTGTGCTGGTATTTTTACGAAAGTAACTGCACAAAGTGTTAGTATATCAGGTAAAGTTTTTTCTAATAGCAATAAACCATTAGAGAGATCTACTGTAACGATTTATCCCTCATTTGCAAACGCTTTTACAAATAAAGAAGGAACATTTTACTTTAGTCAAATTCCTAAAAACTCAAAGAAACTCATTGTTAGTTATTCGGGTTATATCCAATCTGAAATAGACCTTTCTTTAGAAAAAAACCAAAATATTCTGCCTGATATTATATTACAGCAAGAAATCAAAGAATTAGAAGAAGTTGTAATAAAGGACAATTATGAAGCACAACAGAAAAAAGAGAAATCACTTAATGTAGCTATTGTAAGCAGCAGTTTTATCCAGCGTAATCTTGGTGGCAGTCTTATGCAATCACTCCAAAGATTACCTGGTATTAAAACCATATCTATCGGTTCTGGAGGTTCAAAACCTTTAATTCGAGGATTAAGTTTCAATCAGGTTATTGTTGTAGAGAATGGTATTAAACATGAAGGCCAACAATGGGGGGCTGATCATGGTCTTGAGATTGATCAATATGCTGTAAATCGTGTAGAAATAATCAAGGGGCCATCCTCATTCATTTATGGATCTGATGCTATTGGAGGTGCTATTAATATAAAACCTTTACCATTTCCTGCCAAACACGTTTTGGGAGGAAGTGCTATCCTCACTGGCAAAACCAATAACGAACAATACGGAAGTTCTATCAATTTATTTGGCCGCAATGACAATTGGTTTTTTGATACCCGAATGACAACAATGGATTACGGAGACTATCGTGTTCCTACAACTGTTGTTCATGTATATAATTATGCTGTTCCCTTGTATAAAAATCATTTGCGTAATACGGCTGGGCGTGAACTCAATTTGCATGCAAGTACAGGATATATAAGTCAGAAGTTTAAATCGGTTTTGTATCTAAGCAATGTATATAGTAAAACTGGCTTTTTTGCCAATGCGCATGGGCTTGAACCTCGAAATGTAGATCTGGAACTTCATGATAAATCCAACCGCGATATACAGATGCCGCATCAGGAAGTAAATCATACCAAGATAAGCAACACTACTTCTTTTCAATTAGGAGAACATCGACTAGAAACTCAAGTGGGTTTTCAAAAGAATTTTCGTCGTGAATGGAGTCATTATGTGAATCATGGTTATATGCCTCCTATATATCCTGATGATATGTATGCTCCACGTGATCTTGAGCGACAATATGATAAAGAAGTTTTCTCTGCATCTGTAAAAGATGAATTCTCATTGGGCAATCATCAGTTTATTGTAGGGGTGAATACTGAATTACAACAGAATAAAATTGGTGGATGGAGTTTCTTAATTCCTGCTTTTTCTCAAATTAATGCTGGTGCATTTGCTTATGACAAAATTCAGTTAAATGAAAAATGGCTGCTACACGCTGCGCTGCGAATGGATTATGGTAGAATTAAAATGAAACAATACACCGATTGGTTTGAAAGTGAAGTAACTACTAATGGACAGACCAATTTTGAATACTTAAAACGCTCGGAAGAACTTACACGTACTTTTAAAAGTTTCACCTGGTCGACTGGAGTAAATTATAATCTGGAAAAATTCTCTTTGAAAGCCAATGCTGGGACTAGTTTCAGAATGCCGATTGCCAAAGAATTAGCATCAAACGGTGTTAATTATCATTATTTCCGATTCGAAAAAGGTGATCCAAACTTAGCTGCCGAACAATCCTATCAGTTAGATCTTGGATTAGAATGGCAGGATAATAAATGGTCTGTACAACTAAGCCCATTTTTTAATTACTTTCCAAATTACATCTACCTCAACCCCACTTCGCAACATGATATTTATTATGGTGCAGGTAATCAGATTTTTGAATATGAACAAAGCAAAGTCATGCGCTATGGGGGAGAATTACAAACACGTTATCAATTCTTAAAAAATTTAAGTGGTGAAATTCTAGTAGAATATCTTTATTCTGAACAGCTTTCTGGCAGCAAAAAAGGCTATACACTCCCCTTTTCTCCTCCTGCTTCAGTGCTATTGGGACTTACTTATAGTCCAGAAATCAAGAATCTAAGAGATAGTTATTTCTCATTGGATTATCGTTTTACTGCCGAACAAAATCAAATTGTACCTCCTGAAAAGAAAACTGCCAGCAGTCATGTTTTTAATCTTGCTCTAGGAACAAAAGTAAAAGCAGGACAACAAGATTTAGATATTTCACTGCAAGTACAAAACTTGTTTAATACTAAATATTTAAATCATACCAGTTTTTATCGATTAATAGAACTTCCTGAGGCAAGCAGAAACATAATCCTATCACTCAAAATCCCTTTTTTAATTCTTAATCACAAATAA
- a CDS encoding RagB/SusD family nutrient uptake outer membrane protein, with amino-acid sequence MKLIIKNSIKILFFTLAITISSCDIDDIKPINKLTVENTVRDEASAQLVLNGVYSLGKTFDVSFFPLHLAAYGNEGIIKGGLSGDKGFNINDVPVNNGFLSKLYNGQYKIINLANFLIQELNAGKAIGISETRKAEIISEAKFQRAFAHFNLLRYFGEFYDLNSTYGVVLRVEFSDKLDANPRNTVSEVYNQIEEDLLYASVNGPVYIDHFYSGSLAAKALLAKVYLYERKFSEASDLADEVLNNDEGYVLETQYDGIFKKSFNSSEVIFAPHTGRDNEGKTNMDLVSRTTYSQILATLADEQVGTPTDGSLTGNGSGYDPRFKFAYATNTKGANSNGKYPFLNILTSQGNTLYHLRLAEIYLIKAEAEARKQGGDLSIALQNLNEIRNRAGVTEKDLSDKATLINDIRQEKLLELFFENGESWFDIVRYHTQGDLIASSVKPSLISVNQFVLPIPLDALIGNKTLIQNKGY; translated from the coding sequence ATGAAACTAATTATAAAAAATAGTATTAAGATTTTATTCTTTACGCTAGCAATTACGATCAGTAGTTGTGATATTGATGATATTAAACCAATTAATAAACTAACAGTAGAAAATACAGTACGAGATGAGGCTTCGGCACAACTAGTTCTTAATGGTGTTTATAGTTTAGGAAAAACGTTTGATGTTAGTTTTTTTCCATTGCATTTAGCAGCTTATGGCAATGAAGGAATAATTAAAGGTGGTTTGAGTGGTGATAAGGGATTTAATATAAATGATGTCCCTGTCAATAACGGCTTTTTGTCTAAATTATATAATGGGCAATACAAGATTATCAATTTAGCCAATTTTTTAATTCAGGAATTAAATGCAGGAAAAGCTATTGGAATCTCGGAGACTAGAAAGGCCGAAATAATTTCGGAGGCTAAGTTTCAAAGAGCATTCGCACATTTTAACTTACTGCGATATTTTGGAGAGTTTTATGATTTGAACTCTACTTATGGAGTGGTTTTAAGAGTTGAATTTTCAGATAAATTAGATGCAAATCCAAGAAACACAGTCTCAGAAGTGTACAATCAGATCGAAGAAGATTTATTATACGCATCAGTAAACGGGCCTGTTTATATTGATCATTTCTACTCAGGAAGTTTAGCTGCAAAGGCGTTACTTGCTAAGGTATATTTATATGAAAGAAAATTTTCTGAAGCTTCAGATTTAGCAGATGAAGTACTTAATAATGATGAAGGATACGTCTTAGAAACGCAATATGATGGTATTTTTAAGAAAAGTTTTAATTCTTCAGAAGTAATTTTTGCTCCACATACTGGACGTGATAATGAAGGTAAAACCAATATGGATTTAGTTTCAAGAACTACTTACAGTCAAATATTAGCAACTCTTGCAGATGAACAAGTTGGAACCCCAACTGATGGATCATTAACAGGAAACGGATCGGGTTACGATCCACGTTTTAAGTTTGCCTATGCTACCAATACAAAAGGAGCAAATAGCAATGGTAAATATCCATTTTTGAATATATTGACGTCACAAGGTAATACTTTGTATCACTTGCGTTTAGCCGAAATATATCTAATAAAAGCAGAAGCAGAAGCTCGTAAACAAGGCGGAGATCTATCAATTGCACTACAAAACTTAAACGAGATCAGAAACCGTGCAGGTGTAACAGAAAAAGATCTTTCTGATAAAGCAACTTTGATAAATGACATACGTCAAGAAAAATTATTAGAGTTGTTCTTTGAAAATGGAGAAAGTTGGTTTGATATCGTACGTTATCATACACAAGGAGACCTTATTGCTTCATCAGTTAAGCCAAGCTTAATATCAGTAAATCAGTTTGTATTGCCAATACCTCTTGATGCACTTATAGGAAACAAAACACTTATTCAGAATAAAGGCTATTAA